From Pseudoxanthomonas sp. YR558, the proteins below share one genomic window:
- the thrC gene encoding threonine synthase produces the protein MNFISTRHAAPAATLSQAIAAGLAPDGGLYVPDALPPSRDLAPGRDIADTAATLLAPFFAGDALEGELASICREAFDFPAPLRALGTPADHVLELFHGPTAAFKDFGARFLAASMARVRRGEAKPLTILVATSGDTGAAVAAAFHRQPGLRVIVLYPDGRVSPRQAHQLGCFGDNITALRVAGSFDDCQALVKRALNDAELQAQAPLSSANSISLGRLLPQMSYYAHAALTHRAISGRALNLVVPTGNLGNALAAILARALGVPLGRIALATNANRVLPDFFAGAEYAPAASVATLANAMDVGAPSNFERLRWLFDADDVALRAAFSATEVDDAAIREVIARRYRDHGEVHCPHTATAVKVLENLRAQGEGGDWAVAATAHPAKFESVVEPLIGRPVEVPPALADLLARPAHAAAVPNDYAALRQAVLAGV, from the coding sequence ATGAATTTCATTTCCACCCGCCATGCCGCACCTGCCGCCACGCTGAGCCAGGCCATCGCCGCCGGCCTCGCGCCGGATGGTGGCCTGTACGTGCCCGACGCGCTGCCCCCTTCGCGTGACCTCGCGCCGGGACGCGACATCGCCGATACCGCGGCCACGCTGCTGGCGCCGTTCTTCGCCGGCGATGCCCTCGAGGGCGAACTGGCGTCGATCTGCCGCGAAGCGTTCGACTTCCCTGCGCCGCTGCGCGCACTCGGCACCCCTGCCGACCATGTGCTGGAGTTGTTCCATGGGCCGACCGCGGCCTTCAAGGACTTCGGCGCGCGTTTCCTGGCGGCCAGCATGGCGCGAGTGCGACGCGGCGAAGCCAAGCCGCTGACGATCCTGGTGGCCACATCCGGCGATACGGGCGCAGCGGTCGCGGCGGCGTTCCATCGCCAACCCGGACTGCGCGTGATCGTGCTGTATCCCGACGGCCGCGTCTCGCCGCGGCAGGCGCACCAGTTGGGCTGCTTCGGCGACAACATCACGGCGCTGCGCGTCGCGGGTTCGTTCGACGATTGCCAGGCCCTGGTGAAGCGAGCGCTCAACGACGCCGAGCTGCAGGCGCAGGCGCCGCTGAGTTCCGCCAACAGCATCAGCCTGGGCCGGCTGCTGCCGCAGATGAGCTACTACGCGCACGCGGCGCTGACCCATCGCGCGATCAGCGGCCGGGCGCTGAATCTTGTCGTGCCCACGGGCAACCTCGGCAATGCATTGGCGGCGATCCTGGCGCGCGCGCTGGGCGTGCCGTTGGGCCGCATCGCGCTGGCGACGAATGCCAATCGCGTGCTGCCTGACTTCTTCGCCGGCGCCGAGTACGCGCCTGCCGCCAGCGTCGCGACCCTCGCCAATGCCATGGACGTGGGAGCGCCGAGCAATTTCGAACGCCTGCGCTGGCTGTTCGACGCCGACGATGTCGCGTTGCGCGCGGCGTTCTCCGCCACGGAGGTCGACGATGCCGCCATCCGTGAGGTGATCGCGCGGCGTTACCGTGACCATGGCGAAGTGCATTGTCCGCATACCGCCACCGCGGTGAAGGTGCTGGAAAACCTGCGCGCCCAGGGCGAGGGCGGTGATTGGGCGGTGGCGGCGACCGCGCACCCGGCCAAGTTCGAGAGCGTGGTGGAGCCGTTGATCGGTCGTCCCGTCGAGGTGCCACCCGCGTTGGCGGACCTGCTGGCGCGTCCTGCCCACGCCGCCGCCGTCCCCAACGACTACGCCGCATTGCGCCAAGCCGTGCTGGCCGGCGTGTAA
- a CDS encoding L,D-transpeptidase, with the protein MPRALTPLALACLLAFTVPGWAQTQAAPTATAVSTPDVRALKPGEFLWYPQIAPEGPVVLVVSLDEQRAYVYRNGIAIGVSTISSGKEGKETPTGVFTILQKNKDHRSNLYNNAPMPYMQRLTWDGIALHGGNLPGYPASHGCVRLPQAFAEKLFGITRFGDSVVVANAKASPASIVHPAVLAPVTSGGQSAHPSLSAYEVYWNEAASPEGPVSILVSLYDQRVSVLRNGVLTGSAPLQMVQDFALNGTVLLVMTTEKEDIPSLLDPRQKEYRWVAHRVLGEANAPMPPLRRLGEAFWIPQDFSRRLYGILTPGTTVLLSDLPGVHATPAEQAPVPVLESDEAGPTTAVR; encoded by the coding sequence ATGCCCCGTGCCCTGACTCCGCTCGCCCTGGCCTGCCTGCTGGCCTTCACCGTGCCCGGATGGGCACAGACGCAGGCCGCGCCCACCGCCACCGCCGTCTCCACGCCGGACGTCCGCGCGCTCAAGCCAGGCGAGTTCCTGTGGTATCCGCAGATCGCGCCCGAGGGTCCCGTGGTCCTGGTGGTCAGCCTGGACGAGCAGCGTGCGTACGTGTACCGCAACGGCATCGCGATCGGCGTGTCGACGATCAGTTCGGGCAAGGAAGGCAAGGAAACCCCGACCGGGGTGTTCACCATCCTGCAGAAGAACAAGGATCACCGTTCCAACCTCTACAACAACGCGCCCATGCCCTACATGCAGCGCTTGACCTGGGATGGCATCGCGCTGCACGGCGGCAACCTGCCCGGCTATCCGGCCTCGCATGGCTGCGTGCGTCTGCCGCAGGCGTTCGCGGAGAAGTTGTTCGGCATCACCCGCTTCGGCGATTCGGTCGTGGTCGCCAACGCGAAGGCGTCGCCGGCGAGCATCGTGCATCCCGCCGTGCTCGCGCCCGTCACCTCGGGCGGGCAGTCGGCGCATCCATCGCTGTCGGCCTACGAGGTGTACTGGAACGAAGCCGCTTCGCCGGAAGGACCGGTCAGCATCCTCGTCAGCCTCTACGACCAGCGTGTCTCGGTGCTGCGCAATGGCGTGCTGACCGGTTCGGCGCCGTTGCAGATGGTCCAGGACTTCGCCCTCAACGGTACCGTGCTGTTGGTGATGACGACGGAGAAGGAAGACATCCCCAGCCTGCTGGACCCGCGCCAGAAGGAGTACCGCTGGGTCGCCCACCGTGTGTTGGGTGAAGCGAATGCCCCGATGCCGCCGCTGCGCCGGTTGGGCGAAGCATTCTGGATTCCGCAGGATTTTTCGCGTCGGCTGTACGGCATCCTGACGCCGGGCACGACGGTGCTGCTGTCGGACCTGCCGGGGGTTCATGCAACGCCGGCCGAACAGGCGCCGGTCCCGGTCTTGGAATCGGACGAAGCCGGCCCCACCACGGCCGTACGCTGA
- a CDS encoding metalloregulator ArsR/SmtB family transcription factor: MPLKQRELQQLQASAAEAAALMRALGHDGRLLVLCTLVAEGECSAGALSQAAGLSPSALSQHLARLREDGLVDNRREAQTVYYRIADPRVERIVALLKDLYCP; this comes from the coding sequence ATGCCCCTGAAACAACGCGAACTGCAACAGTTGCAAGCCAGCGCTGCCGAAGCGGCCGCGCTCATGCGTGCGCTCGGGCATGACGGCCGCCTGCTGGTGCTGTGCACGCTGGTCGCCGAAGGGGAGTGTAGTGCGGGCGCCCTGTCGCAGGCGGCGGGGCTGAGTCCGTCCGCGCTGTCCCAGCACTTGGCGCGCTTGCGCGAGGACGGGCTGGTGGACAACCGGCGCGAAGCACAGACGGTGTACTACCGCATCGCCGATCCCCGCGTGGAGCGGATCGTCGCGCTGCTGAAGGATCTCTACTGCCCCTGA
- a CDS encoding MBL fold metallo-hydrolase has product MNPLRVHAQFDEATNTVSYVVWDPATRQAAIIDPVLDYDHRAGRASYRSADALLDFIADQGLSVAWILETHAHADHLSAAPYLKEKTGAPISIGEHIIDVQRTFAPVFGMDDVSGEGREFDRLFRDGDTFPLGELQVDVLHTPGHTPACVSYRIGDAVFIGDTMFMPDYGTARADFPGGDARTLYRSIQKLLALPDDTRVYLCHDYKAPGRDHFAWETTVGDEKARNVHVGGGVDEASFVAMREARDATLSAPVLLLPSLQVNIRAGRLPEPEDNGRRYLKIPLKI; this is encoded by the coding sequence ATGAACCCACTCCGCGTGCACGCCCAGTTCGACGAAGCCACCAACACCGTCAGCTACGTGGTCTGGGACCCCGCGACGCGCCAGGCGGCGATCATCGACCCGGTGCTCGACTACGACCATCGCGCCGGCCGCGCGTCGTACCGCTCGGCGGATGCCCTGCTCGATTTCATCGCAGACCAAGGGCTATCCGTGGCCTGGATACTGGAAACGCACGCGCATGCCGACCATCTCAGTGCCGCGCCCTACCTGAAGGAGAAGACCGGCGCCCCCATCAGCATCGGCGAGCACATCATCGACGTGCAGCGCACCTTCGCGCCGGTGTTCGGCATGGATGACGTGAGCGGCGAAGGCCGTGAGTTCGACCGGCTGTTCCGCGACGGCGATACCTTCCCGCTGGGCGAACTGCAGGTGGACGTGCTGCATACGCCCGGCCATACCCCGGCCTGCGTGTCCTACCGCATCGGTGACGCCGTGTTCATCGGCGACACCATGTTCATGCCCGACTACGGCACCGCGCGCGCGGACTTCCCCGGGGGTGATGCGCGCACGCTCTACCGGTCGATCCAGAAGTTGCTCGCGCTGCCTGACGACACCCGCGTATACCTCTGCCACGACTACAAAGCGCCCGGCCGCGACCATTTCGCGTGGGAAACCACGGTGGGCGACGAGAAGGCGCGCAACGTGCACGTCGGTGGCGGCGTGGACGAAGCCAGCTTCGTCGCCATGCGCGAAGCACGCGACGCCACCCTGTCGGCCCCCGTCCTGCTGCTGCCCTCGTTGCAGGTCAACATTCGTGCGGGCCGCCTGCCCGAACCGGAAGACAACGGCCGCCGTTACCTGAAGATCCCGCTGAAAATCTGA
- a CDS encoding murein L,D-transpeptidase catalytic domain family protein translates to MALAVPAMAAPPGDNTERLVDVLHRAAPALDRKVLSMAAKAMACSIKRGGPVPSQRLSVIDYSRPSTQPRLWVFDLERQRLLFEEWVAHGRNTGENLAKKFSNANGSYMSSLGAFVTQESYSGSNGYSLRLQGLEPGFNDNARERAIVIHGAPYVSDALIRAQGRLGRSLGCPAVRAAVARPLIDTIRGGSFVFAYYPDADWLKHSSLLSADCGEGVATHPTAAVDAGG, encoded by the coding sequence ATGGCGCTCGCCGTGCCTGCCATGGCCGCACCGCCTGGCGACAACACCGAACGCCTGGTCGACGTGCTCCATCGCGCCGCGCCCGCCCTCGATCGCAAGGTCCTGTCGATGGCGGCGAAAGCCATGGCCTGTTCGATCAAACGCGGTGGCCCGGTGCCTTCGCAGCGCCTGAGCGTGATCGACTATTCGCGCCCGTCCACACAGCCGCGGCTGTGGGTGTTCGACCTGGAGCGCCAGCGCCTGTTGTTCGAGGAGTGGGTGGCGCACGGACGCAATACCGGCGAGAACCTCGCGAAGAAGTTCTCCAACGCCAATGGCAGCTACATGTCGAGCCTGGGTGCGTTCGTGACGCAGGAGTCTTACAGCGGGTCGAACGGGTATTCGCTGCGCCTGCAAGGCCTGGAGCCCGGCTTCAACGACAACGCACGCGAGCGCGCGATCGTCATCCACGGTGCGCCCTATGTCAGCGACGCGCTGATCCGCGCGCAGGGCCGCCTCGGTCGCAGCCTGGGATGCCCGGCCGTACGCGCGGCCGTGGCGCGTCCGCTGATCGACACGATCCGTGGCGGCTCCTTCGTGTTCGCCTACTACCCGGATGCCGATTGGCTGAAGCACTCTTCGCTGCTGAGTGCCGACTGCGGGGAAGGTGTCGCGACGCATCCGACTGCAGCCGTCGATGCAGGCGGCTGA
- a CDS encoding homoserine kinase translates to MRQQASAFSPASVGNVGVGFDILGHVIEGAGDTVTVRRIDSPEVRIASIRGATVDLPLDAPDNTAGAALISLRDALGVPFGFEVEIEKGIPLGSGMGGSAASCVAALVAANAVLDAPLSREALYPHALVGEAVASGGQHGDNLGPMLLGGLVLATAEHLVRVPVPDAWHSVLVHPDAILETRRARAALQGAYELKEFVAQSANLALVLAGCHAGDASLVRAGLRDILVEPRRAPLIVGFDAAKQAALSAGAMGASISGAGPSVFAWFESRVEAEAAAPAVQAAFAAAGFDSQAWVSPINAPAARLLPVS, encoded by the coding sequence ATGAGGCAGCAGGCAAGTGCGTTTTCACCGGCGTCGGTGGGCAACGTGGGCGTGGGGTTCGACATCCTCGGTCACGTGATCGAAGGGGCGGGCGATACGGTGACGGTGCGTCGCATCGATTCGCCCGAGGTGCGCATCGCGTCCATCCGCGGCGCCACGGTCGACCTGCCGCTGGATGCGCCCGACAATACCGCGGGCGCGGCGCTGATCTCGTTGCGCGACGCCCTCGGCGTGCCGTTCGGTTTCGAAGTCGAGATCGAAAAGGGCATTCCGCTGGGCTCGGGCATGGGCGGCTCCGCGGCGTCCTGCGTGGCGGCGCTGGTCGCGGCCAACGCGGTGCTCGACGCGCCACTCTCGCGCGAAGCCCTGTATCCGCACGCCCTGGTCGGCGAGGCGGTCGCCAGCGGCGGCCAGCATGGCGACAACCTCGGCCCGATGCTGCTGGGCGGGTTGGTGCTCGCCACGGCAGAGCATCTGGTACGCGTCCCGGTGCCGGACGCCTGGCACAGCGTGCTGGTGCACCCCGATGCGATCCTGGAGACGCGCCGCGCGCGCGCCGCCTTGCAGGGGGCCTACGAGCTGAAGGAATTCGTCGCCCAGAGCGCCAACCTCGCCTTGGTGCTGGCGGGTTGCCATGCCGGCGATGCATCGCTGGTCCGCGCGGGGCTGCGCGACATCCTGGTGGAGCCGCGTCGCGCACCGTTGATCGTCGGCTTCGACGCGGCGAAACAGGCAGCCCTGTCAGCGGGTGCGATGGGCGCCAGCATCTCCGGCGCGGGTCCCAGCGTGTTCGCCTGGTTCGAGTCACGCGTCGAGGCCGAAGCCGCTGCGCCCGCCGTGCAGGCCGCGTTCGCGGCCGCTGGTTTCGACAGCCAGGCCTGGGTGTCGCCGATCAACGCGCCTGCCGCGCGCCTGCTGCCCGTTTCCTGA
- a CDS encoding rhodanese family protein: protein MTLPTLSPQQAQALRAQGAVLVDIRSPDEYAREHIPGAVPWPITQPPEHLPDGATALVFHCRSGARTQAHAAELAGTAGCQAYLLEGGLDAWRRAGLPVQVDRRQPIELMRQVQIAAGALVLAGVLLAVVVSPWGLLLSGFVGAGLVFAGISGFCGLARLLAGMPWNRRAVP from the coding sequence ATGACGCTTCCCACTCTTTCTCCGCAACAAGCCCAGGCGCTGCGCGCGCAGGGTGCCGTGCTGGTCGACATCCGCAGTCCGGATGAATACGCCCGCGAGCATATTCCCGGCGCGGTGCCGTGGCCGATCACGCAGCCGCCGGAACACCTGCCGGATGGCGCGACGGCGCTGGTGTTCCATTGCCGTTCCGGTGCACGCACGCAGGCGCACGCCGCCGAACTGGCGGGCACAGCGGGTTGCCAGGCCTATCTGCTGGAAGGGGGCCTCGACGCCTGGCGTCGCGCGGGCCTGCCCGTGCAGGTGGATCGCCGACAACCTATCGAGCTGATGCGCCAGGTGCAGATCGCGGCGGGCGCTCTGGTGCTGGCGGGTGTGTTGCTGGCGGTCGTGGTGTCGCCGTGGGGATTGCTGCTGTCCGGATTCGTCGGCGCAGGCCTGGTGTTTGCCGGGATCAGTGGCTTCTGCGGCCTGGCGCGGCTGCTGGCCGGGATGCCCTGGAACCGCCGCGCAGTGCCATGA